One Hippocampus zosterae strain Florida chromosome 4, ASM2543408v3, whole genome shotgun sequence genomic window carries:
- the itgb6 gene encoding integrin beta-6 isoform X2: MGLLLLGLILRCWITTVEGSCSSDSAATCDLCLQLGPHCAWCTQENFTNWLSVNERCDTPEQLLAKGCAESLLEFPISKGEILQNQPLGKKSGNLNLTQISPQKMALKLRPGSQVTFQVKIQHTEDYPVDLYYLMDLSASMFDDLNMIKDLGSTLSKEMANLTSKFRMGFGSFVEKPVLPFIKITEEELANPCRSADATCLPTFGYKHVLSLTSNTGKFNEMVSMQHVSANIDVPECGFDAVMQAAVCGDRIGWRNDSMRLLVFVSDADSHFGMDSKMAGIVIPNDGQCHLDTNNEYSMSTEQEYPTLGQLIDKVVENNILLIFAVTEKQKLNYENYANLIPGATVGVVAMDSRNILELILTAYKELRSEIELEVLGDTEELRMSFSAICPNGTVLPGLKRCSHVKPGEMVVFNVSVELPGCLSGSRHFSLKPVGLQDTLEIELESLCSCECGRPPEADNSSQCTEGQGTFRCGVCECQPGFSGAECECNEESALLSNCAANNESEICSGQGQCYCGECVCDTSNFGHIYGPYCECDNYSCVRFRGELCGGHGVCDCGECHCQSGWTGEYCNCSSSSDACLSEEGVLCSGRGKCECGHCVCLVSGASGDLCEKCPTCGDACSVAREFETVLRTARCPATFAQVVIEHAPDALRISK; encoded by the exons ATGGGGCTTCTCCTACTGGGCCTGATTCTCCGCTGCTGGATCACCACCGTGGAGG gTTCATGTTCATCTGATAGCGCTGCAACGTGTGATCTATGTCTCCAGCTCGGTCCACATTGCGCCTGGTGTACACAGGAG aaTTTCACCAACTGGTTGTCAGTCAATGAAAGATGTGACACACCGGAGCAGTTGTTGGCAAAAGGATGTGCTGAGAGCCTATTGGAGTTTCCCATTTCTAAGGGAGAAATCCTCCAGAATCAACCACTCGGGAAGAAGAGTGGCAACCTGAACCTCACACAGATCTCCCCACAGAAAATGGCACTCAAACTACGACCTG GCAGTCAGGTGACTTTCCAGGTGAAAATCCAACACACTGAAGACTACCCTGTGGACCTCTACTACCTGATGGACTTGTCAGCGTCCATGTTTGATGATCTCAACATGATCAAGGACCTTGGCTCTACGCTGTCCAAGGAGATGGCCAACCTTACCAGTAAATTTCGCATGGGCTTTGGTTCTTTTGTGGAGAAACCAGTTCTGCCCTTCATCAAGATTACAGAAGAGGAGCTTGCCAACCCTTGCAG GAGCGCAGACGCGACCTGCTTGCCGACGTTTGGCTACAAACACGTCTTGTCCCTTACGAGCAACACGGGCAAGTTCAACGAGATGGTCTCGATGCAGCACGTGTCTGCAAACATTGACGTTCCAGAATGCGGCTTCGATGCCGTCATGCAGGCAGCTGTTTGTGGG GACAGAATAGGTTGGAGGAATGATTCCATGCGTTTGCTGGTGTTTGTCAGTGATGCTGACTCACACTTTGGGATGGACAGCAAAATGGCCGGCATTGTGATTCCGAACGATGGCCAGTGTCACCTGGACACCAACAATGAATACTCCATGTCCACAGAGCAG GAGTATCCAACTCTGGGCCAGTTGATTGATAAAGTAGTGGAAAACAATATCTTACTGATATTTGCTGTGACGGAAAAGCAGAAGCTGAACTATGAA AACTATGCAAATCTGATACCCGGTGCCACCGTAGGAGTCGTGGCCATGGATTCTCGCAACATCCTCGAACTGATTCTAACGGCGTACAAA GAACTGCGATCAGAGATCGAACTGGAAGTCCTTGGAGACACCGAAGAGCTCCGAATGTCCTTCTCAGCTATTTGTCCAAATGGCACAGTCCTTCCGGGACTCAAACGCTGTTCTCATGTCAAACCTGGAGAGATG GTGGTGTTCAATGTTTCTGTGGAGCTTCCAGGATGCCTGTCTGGAAGCCGACACTTCTCCTTAAAGCCAGTGGGCCTCCAGGACACTTTGGAAATAGAATTGGAATCTCTGTGCTCCTGCGAGTGTGGGCGACCTCCCGAAGCCGACAACAGCAGCCAGTGCACGGAGGGCCAGGGGACTTTCCGCTGTGGCGTGTGCGAGTGTCAGCCGGGTTTCTCGGGAGCGGAGTGCGAATGCAATGAGGAAAGCGCATTGTTGAGCAACTGCGCGGCAAACAATGAGAGCGAAATATGCAGCGGCCAGGGGCAATGCTACTGCGGAGAGTGCGTATGTGACACGTCCAACTTCGGTCACATCTACGGGCCTTACTGCGAGTGTGACAATTACTCATGTGTTCGCTTCCGTGGCGAGCTATGTGGAG GCCACGGGGTGTGTGACTGTGGGGAATGCCACTGCCAAAGTGGCTGGACAGGAGAGTACTgtaactgcagcagcagcagtgatGCGTGCCTTTCCGAAGAAGGAGTCCTGTGCAGCGGCAGGGGCAAGTGCGAGTGCGGCCACTGTGTCTGCTTGGTATCGGGAGCGTCGGGAGACTTGTGTGAGAAGTGCCCCACATGTGGAGACGCCTGTTCCGTTGCAag GGAATTTGAAACAGTCCTGAGAACTGCCCGTTGTCCTGCCACATTTGCACAGGTTGTCATCGAACATGCGCCTGATGCTCTTCGGATCTCGAAATAG